One Melitaea cinxia chromosome 17, ilMelCinx1.1, whole genome shotgun sequence genomic region harbors:
- the LOC123661418 gene encoding cyclin-dependent kinases regulatory subunit, which produces MSRDIYYSEKYYDEEHEYRHVVLPKEMVKLVPKNHLMSEQEWRSIGVQQSQGWVHYMTHQPEPHILLFRRKKTPPEKK; this is translated from the exons ATGTCTAGAGATATATATTATTCTGAAAAATATTATGACGAGGAACACGAGTACAG ACATGTCGTACTACCTAAAGAAATGGTGAAGTTAGTGCCTAAGAACCATCTGATGTCTGAACAGGAGTGGCGTAGTATTGGAGTACAACAAAGTCAAGGATGGGTGCACTATATGACGCATCAACCAG AACCTCATATCCTGCTATTCAGGCGAAAGAAGACTCCGCCAGAGAAGAAGTAA